One Phaseolus vulgaris cultivar G19833 chromosome 4, P. vulgaris v2.0, whole genome shotgun sequence DNA window includes the following coding sequences:
- the LOC137838454 gene encoding coiled-coil domain-containing protein SCD2-like: MVDDCLPQIVDEGLKDSLEKFELDNRINLEVARTAKAEAEKTKCDMMMQGLEFSRVENALKDELQSVRQDNKELCKKLHDKLQDAVELESKIVPLREKIAALEEAKKTDAQKMANLEKRSIERETLMGKVEQDRDKASQELSETAVELARVREENSGLKKKADELELEATQVREENSGFKTKIDELQLEAAQVLTSDFGAALEQFACKYPDLDLSEFSVYNEVVDGKIVPPIDLSP; the protein is encoded by the coding sequence ATGGTTGACGATTGTCTTCCCCAAATCGTCGACGAAGGGCTCAAAGACTCCTTGGAGAAGTTTGAGCTCGACAATCGGATCAACCTGGAGGTGGCAAGGACCGCGAAAGCTGAAGCCGAAAAGACCAAGTGCGATATGATGATGCAAGGCTTGGAGTTTTCGCGAGTTGAAAACGCCCTCAAGGACGAGCTCCAGAGCGTGCGGCAAGACAACAAAGAGCTGTGCAAGAAGCTTCATGACAAACTCCAAGACGccgtcgagctggagagcaagatcgtcCCTCTGAGGGAAAAAATTGCCGCGCTggaggaggcaaagaagactGACGCTCAGAAGATGGCCAACCTGGAGAAGAGGTCAATCGAGAGAGAGACCCTTATGGGAAAGGTTGAGCAAGATCGGGATAAGGCCTCCCAGGAACTTAGTGAAACTGCTGTTGAGCTTGCTCGAGTTCGCGAGGAGAACAGCGGGCTCAAGAAGAAGGCCGACGAGCTCGAGCTTGAAGCCACCCaggttcgtgaagagaacagtgggttcaagacgaagatcgacgagcttcaaCTTGAGGCCGCCCAGGTTCTAACTTCCGACTTTGGCGCTgctttggagcagtttgcttgcaaatATCCTGACCTCGATCTTTCTGAGTTCTCAGtgtacaacgaggtggtggacggcaaGATCGTGCCCCCGATTGACTTATCTCCTTGA